Genomic segment of Cronobacter dublinensis subsp. dublinensis LMG 23823:
ACTGATGCACACTTCCAGTGACGGATAGCGTGGCCGTTTTATCTTCCGCCGCGACGCAGGCCGCGCTCACTAGCGTTAATCCAAGGAGTACGGTTTTTTTCATATTTTGCCTCTGATAATCCTCATCATCTTTTCCTTAATCCGGATCGCGCCCGGCATGAGCCGCTATTTTTATGCGCGGAGAGCAGAACGTTATGCTTTTGATGCGAAACGGCGATAAGCGAGGGAAAAATCAGAAACTGACAGTGTAAAGAGACACAGATGGATGTGAGGTAGCGGTCATAGTGGCGACCAGTGTGTTACCTGGCCTGCGGGGTGGTTTGCCATCAGACGGAAGAATAGCCGTAGCAAAGCGCGACAAAGGAATAAATACAGGAGCAGGCGAGCCGACAGGCCCGCCCGGAGAGCGTACGTCAGGCGGCTTCTTCCTCGGCCAGACGGACTTCGGCTTCAGCGATAATGGCTTCCAGCTCGCTGAGCATGCAATCGTAGGTAAACGCTGTTTGCGCTCCGGCGCGTGTAGACGCTTCCTGCGGGACGGGTGAAACAGTCAACTGCGTGACTTTCTTTTGCTGTGTGATAGTACTCATTTTATGACTCCTGATGCAGCATTCTGCACCTTCTTGTTACACCGGCAAATCTACCAGTAAAGCGCGCAGAGGCGAATCGGCGATGAGGGTTATGTTAGCCTCGTCACGAATAAAAGCGCCATCTCCGCAGGTTAATGCCTCTTTTTCTTCGGTACCGGTTTTCGCATGCACCGTACCGTGGATCGACTGTAAATAGGCGCGCGGCCCGTTGAGCGGCATACTGACCGATTCCCCTTCATTCAGGGCGATATGCCACAACCACACCTGCTGACGCAACTGCAGACTACCCTCGGCGCCATCCGGCGAGGCGAGCAGCTGGCGCGCCTGCGGGCCGACCGCGATTTTCTGCACCGCCGGGTTTTCGCGCTCCGGGCAGGCGTCGAGCCAAAGCTGCATCCGTGTCAGCGAATGGTCTTTGCTCAGGTTATGTTCGCTGTAGCTTACGCCCGGCTGAGTAGAGAGCAGCAGCGCCTCGCCCGCCTTCGCGCGCAGGTGGTTGCCTTCGCTGTCGCGGTATTCCGCTTCGCCGTCGAGGATCAGGTTGAGGATATCCACTTTAGGATAGGTGCGCGGCTGGAACGCGGCGGCGGGCGCCAGCACTTCCTGGTTCAGCACGCGCAGCGAGGCGTAGCCCAGCAGTTTTGGGTCGAAGTAGTGTCCAAAGGAAAAGGTATAGCGAGCCTGCAGCCATCCATAGTCAGCTTGCCCACACTGTTTGGCTGTTCTCGTAATAATCATAATTTTACCTCTCTTGACAGGCTTTTATGTTAAGGGTGTGGACGCTGCATTGTTAGCCAGTTAATCTGCTGGGTATATTCAAATTTCCTGAACGAGAACCTGATGGCTAAAGAAAGGGCATTGACGCTGGAGGCGTTGCGCGTCATGGACGCTATCGACCGGCGCGGCAGTTTCGCTGCCGCGGCTGACGAACTGGGCCGCGTGCCGTCTGCGCTGAGCTACACCATGCAGAAGCTGGAAGAGGAGTTGGACGTGGTGCTGTTCGACCGCTCCGGCCACCGCACCAAGTTCACCAACGTGGGCCGTATGCTGCTGGAGCGCGGACGCGTGTTGCTGGAGGCGGCGGATAAGCTCACAACGGACGCCGAGGCGCTGGCGCGCGGCTGGGAAACGCACCTGACTATCGTCGCCGAGGCGCTGGTGCCGACGCCGTGCCTCTTTCCGCTGGTGGATAAACTCGCCGCGAAAGCCAACACCCAGCTCTCTTTCATCACCGAAGTGCTGGCGGGCGCCTGGGAGCGGCTGGAGCAGGGCCGCGCCGATATCGTCATCGCGCCGGACATGCATTTTCGCTCGTCGTCAGAAATTAACTCCCGCAAGCTCTATACGCTGATGAACGTCTACGTCGCAGCGCCGGATCACCCGATCCACGACGAGCCGGAGCCGCTGTCCGAGGTGACGCGCGTGAAGTATCGCGGCGTGGCGGTGGCGGACACCGCGCGTGAGCGCCCGGTGCTGACGGTACAGCTGCTCGACAAACAGCCGAGGCTGACGGTGACATCCATTGAAGACAAGCGCCAGGCGCTGCTCGCCGGGCTTGGCGTGGCGACGATGCCGTATCCGCTGGTGGAAAAAGATATTGCCGAAGGGCGGCTGCGCGTCGTAAGCCCGGAGTCCACCAGCGAGGTGGACATCATCATGGCCTGGCGGCGCGACAGCATGGGCGAGGCGAAGGCCTGGTGCCTGCGCGAAATTCCGAAGCTCTTTAACGTGAAGCGTTAATCCGCCGGATGACGCCATTGCAGCGTGGCCGGGAGGTAGCGCTGCAGCGGCGTCGGTTCATTGTCATCCACCAGTTGGGTGATCATCTCAAAGCAGTCCAGCGCCAGCTGGCGGCAATCCTGCTGCACGGTATCGATGCGCACTGACAGCGAATCATACAGATAGTGATCGTCAAAGCTCGCCAGATGGATATCGCTCTCCAGCAGGCGATGCTGGCTCATGTAGCGCAACACACCTTCCAGCAGACCGCAGGCGGCGGTAAACAGCGCCTTCGGCGGACGCCCTAAACGGGCGCAGAGCGCGGCGAACATCTCATAGCCGCTGCTCGGATGATAATTACCGTGAATGATCCACTCGGGGCGCAGCTCAACGCCCGCCCGCGCCAGCCCCTGCTTAAAGCCTTCCAGCCGGTCGCGGGTGGGAGAGAGGCGCGGCTGACCGCCGAGGAAATAGAACTCGTCCGGGTGCTGGCGCGCGATGCGTTCGACCAGCTCCGCCGTCGGCGTGACGGAATCGGTGATCACCAGCGGCAGCGCGGTATCGTTCATATGGCGGTCAAACAGCACCACCGGCAGCTGTTCGCTGAGCTTCACGTAGTCGCTGTCGCTCAGCATGCTGGAGGCGACGATAAGCCCGTCCACCTGGCGCGACACCAGATTATTGACCACGACGGTCTCCTGGCCGGGGTTTTCATCGGTGCAGGAGATAAGCAGCTGAAGCCCCGCCTCGCGGCACAGGGTTTCCAGTTCATACGAAAACACGGCGAAACCGTAGTTGGTAATCTCCGGCACCACCAGCCCCAGCGTATGGCTGCGGTTGTCGCGCAGCAGGCGGGCGTGAATGCTCGGCTGATAGTGGTGCTGCTGTGCGATGGCCAGAACGCGCTCGCGCGTCTCCTGCGCCACGCGCAGCTCTTTGCCTCGTCCATTGAGCACCAGACTGGCGGTGGCTTTGGAAACCCCCGCCAGGGCGGCGATATCACTGATAGTAACGCGTTTGGTTTTTCGCACGGCTTCGGTTCGGTGAGTGGTCAAACCCTCATTCTACCATGCAAGGGCGTAACGACCAGTAGCGCAGCCGGAGTTGCGCGTCGCCTTCAAAGCCAAGCATCGCGCTGGCCGCCGGAAAATAGCGGCTGCTCATCACGCCTTCGCCGTCGTTGATAAAAATTTCGACGCTGGAACGGTCGCACAGAATGTGCAGGCGCTTCGCCTCGCCCTGCCAGTAGCGGTAGAGCCACTCGCCGTTTTTCAGGCTGCGGCGCGAAAGGCGCAGACCATCGCGCGTCCATTCAAGGCGCAGCGTGCCTGCGAAATCGAGCGTGACGTCGCCCTGCGCTTCCAGCATCAGCTCCAGGCTTTCGGCTACCATTGGCGGGAGCGTTGAGGCTACGCCCCCGACGCGTTGTTCGTCGCCACGCAGCGCGGCAAGTTCGCGCGCCGGCTGCTGGCAGAGCAAGCCATCGCGAAGCGAGAGCTCGCGCGGGCAGGTCATCTGGTGGATCCAGCCCTGCGCCACGGTCGGCTGCAGCATCTCTTCGCCGTCCGGCACGCCCATCCAGCCGATAAGCAACCGGCGGCCATCGTCGGCCTGCGTGGTCTGCGGCGCGTAAAACTCAAAACCCGCGTCCAGCTCCACCAGCGGGCCGTGGCGGTATTCCGTCTGTTCATAATCCAGCTCGCCGCACAGATACGCGCTCGGGTACGTATTAAGAAAGCGTTTCTCTTCGCGCGCCACGCCCTGCGGGCAGCAGAGCAGAATGGCTTTGCCGTCGAGCATAAAGAGATCCGGGCACTCCCACATGTATCCCGCATCGCCCAGACCGCCCAGCGTGCTGCCCGCTATCTCGCCGAGATTTTCCCAGTTCCACAGGTTATCGGATCGCAGCAGCAGCACCTTGCCCTGGTGTTCGAGATCCTGCGCGCCCAGCACCATGTACCAGTGTTCTGCGTGCCGCCAGACTTTCGGATCGCGCACGTGGCCGGTGTAGCCGCCGGGCAGCGGCATCACCGGGCCGAGCTTGTCGAAGCCGCCGTCGGCGTTCTGCACCGCCAGACACTGCCACGCGGTGCGCGTGCCGTCGTCAAACTTCACGTTGCCGGTATAGCAGAGCGTCAGCGTGCCGGCGTCATCCACCGCGCTGCCGGAATAGCAGCCGCTGCGGTCATACTCTTCATCCGGTAGCAGAGCCAGCGGCTCGTGACGCCAGTGCGTCAGATCCGCCGAGCTCCAGTGTCCCCAGCACTTATGCTGATGCTGACAGCCCAGCGCATTCCACTGATAAAACAGGTGGTAACGCCCCTGAAAATGAATAAAGCCGTTCGGGTCGTTCATCAGGCCGGTAACAGGCGCCAGGTGCCAGCGCGGATAGTGGCGATCGCCAAGCGCGACCGGCTGGCCTTTCATCACGGCCTGTAAAATGGCAGGCAGCAGCGTGCGGGTAGTCATTATTCAGCGTCCGTTTTGTATTTCCACAGGTAAGAGACCGCAAAAGCGACACAGAAGGCGATAGCCATACCGAGGGTGTAGTTCAGCAGCGAGCTGGCCTTCACAATCGCCATGCCCGGAATCCCGGTCAGCCCGACCGCGGTCATGCCCACATGGGTGGAAACGACCCACGCGCCGCCTGCCGCGCCGCCGATAAGCCCCGAGATAAACGGCTTCACGAAACGCAGGTTCACCCCGAAAATCGCCGCCTCGGTGATGCCGAGCAGCGCCGAGAAGCCCGACGGCAGCGTAATCGCTTTCACTTTCGGATCTTTGGTTTTAAACCACACCGCGAGGCACGCGCCGCCCTGCGCCACGTTCGCCATCGCCCAGATGGGCAGCAGGAAGTTCACGCCGATAGACGGGTTGCCGAGCAATCCTGCTTCAATCGCGTGGAAGCTATGATGCACGCCGGTAATGACAATCACCGAGTAAAGACCGCCGAACAGCAGCCCTGCGAGCCAGCCTGCGTGGGTAATCAGCGTACTTAACACCAGAGAGATGCCGTCGCCGAGCGCGCGGCCCGCCGGGCCGATCACCAGCAGCGCCACGAAGCCTGAGATAATCACAGTGAAGAACGGCGTCAGGATCAGATCCAGCGCGTCCGGGATAATCCGGCGCAGCTGTTTTTCAAGAAGGCTCATGAACCATACGGCCAGCAGCACCGGGAATACCGTGCCCTGGTAGCCAATCATCGCGACCTCAATCCCGAAGAAGTTCATGGTGTGGAAGCCCGCCGCCACGCCCCAGGCGTTAGTCAGCGCCGGATGGGTGAGGATACCGCCAAGCGTCGCGCCCAGATACGGGTTGCCGCCAAACTCGCGCGCGGCGGTAAAGCCTATCAGGATAGGCAGAATGATGAACGCCGCCGAGCTGCACATATCCAGCATGATATAGAGCGCGTTATCGGGGCTGACCCAGCCGTAGGTTTTCACCATGCCGAGCAGGCCCATCAGCAGGCCGGAGGCGACGATAGCCGGAATGATCGGCACGAAAATATTCGACAGCAGACGCGCGATGCGCTGGAACGGGTTCAGCTTGCGGGCCGCGACGCTTGCCGCTTCCGATTTGCTGGATTCGCTTATCCCGGCGACCGCGATAAACGCGGCGTACACTTTGTTGACGACGCCGGTACCGAAAATAATCTGTAGCTGTCCGGCGTTGCGAAAGCAGCCTTTGACACCTTCGACATTGCCGATGGCGGCCGTGTCGGCTTTGGCGTCGTCCACCAGCACCAGCCGCAGACGCGTGGCGCAGTGGGCGGCGCTGGCGATATTCTCTTTGCCGCCGAGCAGCGGCAGGAGCGAGCGGGCAATCTGTTCAAAATCCATAACAACCTCGGTCTTGTGGTTTTTGTGTGGTCAGCAAAGCGCAGGCCCCCGCGCGGCGGGGGCCGTTATCATCAGAACCAGGTTTCCATCTGGACGCCGAAGTTCCATTCGCCACCGGCGGTGAAACCGCTGCTGCCGAAGGAATCGCTGCTGGCGTAGTTATCCAGGCGGTGATCCCAGTCCATCCAGGTGGCAAACAGGCGCAGCTCAGGACGCTTGAGGAATTCGCCGACGTCGCCCGCTTTCAGCGTTGGCGCGAAGGTCAGCTTATAGAAGTTGCCGCTGACCGCGTTACGGGCGTTATAGCCTTCCGGGCGCAAGTCCATGTACTGGTAGCTGCCTTCATACTGCAATTCGAAATTCTGGTTAATCTCCTGAATTACGCGCAGGTTAGCGGTCGCCCACTGGTAGCTGTCGCCTTTCACGTAGCGATCCTTACTGCTCTGGGCCAGCACCGCTGGCGCGATATGCCAGCCGCCGCCAAGCGGGGTCATGCCATAGCTCGCGAGACGCCAGGTGTCCGCCTGCGGCAGCAGCGCGCCGTCGGAGCCGATAGATTTCACTTCCGCGCCAAGACCGTGGCCATACAACAGCGCGGTTTTCGACGACCCGTCGCGCAGGCCGTAGAAGCTGTCGTTATGCAGGCCGAGCAGCGCATGCACGCCATCTTCCGCCGCGTCTTTTTTCACGCGGTTGCCGTCGATATCCACGCGGTCTTCGTTATCTTTGGCGCGCATCCCGCTCACCATCAGCTGCACCGGCCCGACATAGTTATTGAGGGTCAGCACATAGTTCTGCGCGGTGTTTTCGCTATTCTCGATATCGCCGAACGTGCGGCCATACAGCGAGAAGTTGCTGCGCGCGTTGTCGCTCCAGCGCATGTCATAAATCCCCGCGCCGGTCCCCGCCAGGAATACGACGTCGGAGTCTATCCAGTGGATATCGAAGTTATCACGATCGAAGCGTTTACCGGCCCAGACGGTGGCATCTTTGAATGCGCCGGTAAAGGTCGGCAGATGACCCAGTTCAGTAAACGCCTGACGCACGTTGAGATCGCTGGTGTCGGCGGTCCAGTCGTTATAGCTGCGCTGTCCGTCGGCCACCATTACTTTGAAGCGCGTGGTGGCGCCGTTCGAAAGCGTCTGTTTGTGCTCCAGGTTCATTTCCAGGTAGGTGTCAGGCTCGTTGCCAAGACGTCCCACGTGGCCGCCGGTTTCGCCAGCAGGCGTGAAGGACGGGCCGCCCTGGGTTTTGGCGGCGGAGTCGCTCATTAACAGGCCGGAGCGCGCATAGCCGTGGAATTCAAACCCGTCGGTGCTCGCAGCCTGTGATGCGGGAGCGGCAGGCGCTGGGGCGCTTGCCGCGACCGGCTGCGCGGTGGCCTGCATTTTTTTCTGCGTGGCCGCCAGTTCGCGGGCCTGACGCTCGGCGGCTTCGGCGCGCGACTCCGCGGCGCTGGCGCGGGTTTCGGCGGCCTGTAAACGCTGTTCAAGCGCCGCCAGACGCGCTTCGATGCTGGTCATATTGCTGTCGGCAAAGGCGGCGGGAGCACCGGCCAGTAAGCCAATGGTAAGGGCAAGAGTGCTTTTTCTAATCATGGTATGGCATCCCTGAGAAGGCGTTATCATCATTTTGCTAACTTGCTAAACCGGTTTAGTGCGCAATCATAATCACGGCCTATTTTTACTGGCAATGAAATTAGCTAAACCGGTTTAGTGATTGTGATGAGGTTCGCAAAACGGGCCGCGGGCGCGGCCCGCGGGATCAGGCGAGGCGTTGCTGAAGATCGTTCAGGCGCGGCAGGGCGGTCATGGCGCCTTTGGCGGTGGTGGCGAGTGCGCCGCAGGCCTGGGCGTCCGCCAGCAGGGGAGCCAGCGCGGCGGCGTTCGCCGGCAGACCATGCGCCGCAAGGCCCCACAGCAGCCCGGCCACGAAAGCGTCGCCCGCGCCGGTGGTGTCGACGCACTCGACCGGCTCGGCCAGGTAATGGTGCTGCTCGTTGTTAAAGCAGGCGTCGACGCCCTCTGCGCCCCGCGTGATGAGCAGCAGCGGGATCCCGTGACGGCGCGCCAGCGCCAGCGCGTGCTCGTCGTCGTCGCCCCCGGTGATGAACGCCAGCTCTTCCAGTGACAGTTTCACCACATCCGCCAGCGCCAGCGCGCGCGCCACGCATTCGCGCAGCTGCGCGGGATCCGGCCACAGATCTTCACGGATGTTTGGGTCGAAACTGACAAACCCGCCCGCGCGTTTTATCCGGGCCATCGCTGCAAACGCGGTATCGCGCGACGGCTGCGCGCAGAGCGCAATCGAGCAGACGTGCAGCCATTCGCCGGTAGCGAAGGTCGGGAGATCGTCTTCAATGAGAAAGAGATCGGCCGACGGGCGCACCATAAACGTAAACGACCGCTCGCCGCGATTGTCGAGCGCGACCACCACTGTCGAGGTGCGATGCGCCGGATCCTGATGCATGGCGCCCGTATCCACGCCTTCTTCGCGCAGCATGCGGATCATAAACTCGCCGAACGGATCGCGCCCGACGCGGCCGATAAACCCGCTCGCGCCGCCGAGCCGCGCGACGCCCACCGCCACGTTGGCAGGCGCGCCGCCGGGGCATTGCAATAACCGTCCCTCGCCGTCGGGCAGCAGATCGACGACCGCGTCCCCCAGAGCCCATACTTTTGCTGACATACCTGTTTCCTCCGATTCCTCTTTCGCTAAACAATAGTTAAACCGGTTTAGCTAATCAACACTCTTTGTGTGCTCAGGGGCTTTAAAGGGGAAAGAGAGCAGAAATGTGCCGCGCCGGAACGCGGCTTACGATCAGTGGTGGTGTTTGGCGTCGGGGCCGAAGCGGTTTTCGCCGCGAGTGCCTTCCTGCGTGTTGAACGCGAGGATCATCAGCCAGCCGATTACCGGGATGAACAGCACAAAGAGCCACCGCGCCGTGCGGTCGGTATCGTGCAGGCGGCGAAACTGTAACGCCAGCGCGGGCAGCAGTACCACCAGTCCATACAGCACGGTGAGCAGGCCCTGCTCGCCCATAATGCGCAGCCCAAGTATTTTATCCAGGGCCACCATGACGCCCGTCAGAATGATATTTACCAGGGTGAACATCCAGTACTCTTTACGACGCGCCCGGCCGGTAAAACCGAGGTAATTTCTGAACGCTTTGATGTACCAGTACATATGTGTTCGCCTCCCTTGCCATCAATCACTTGTTTTTAAAGCGATCTGCTTGTGTAAATGCTAGCTGTCGGCGGGCGAAACGGCCTGGGGGAAAACGGAAAATGTGAGCGCCGTCGGAACGGCGCATTTTTCAGAAGAGGCTTAGGGCGAAGCGATTAGCGAAAGCGCTCGTCGCGCCCGTGCGGCTCATCAAGATCCTGCCACGGGCCGATGGAGATAATCCCGGTGGGGTTGATGGTTTTGTGGCTGCAATAATAGTGGTGGCGGATGTGCCCGAAATCGACCGTCTCCGCGATGCCCGGCATCTGGTAAATCTCGCGCAGAAAGCCGTGCAGGTTCAGGTAATCGCTGATGCGGTGCTTATCACATTTAAAATGCGTGACGTAGACCGGGTCGAAGCGCACCAGCGTGGTCCAGAGGCGGATGTCGGCTTCAGTCAACTGGTCGCCGGTCAGGTAGCGCTGCTGGCCCAGGATCTGCTCAAGGCGCGACAGCGAGGCGAACACCTGTTCAACCGCTTCATCATAGGCCTGCTGGCTGGTGGCGAAGCCCGTCTTATAGACGCCGTTGTTGACGGTGTCGTAGATCCAGCCGTTCAGCTCATCGATTTCCGCACGCAGCGCCTGCGGGTAGTAATCACCGGCACGCGCGCCCAGCGCGTCAAACGCGCTGTTGAACATGCGGATGATATCGGCGGATTCGTTGCTCACGATGGTCTGGCGCTGCTTATCCCACAGCACCGGCACGGTCACGCGCCCGGAGTAGTGCGGATCGGCCTGGAGATAGAGCTGATAGAGGAAATCGTGCTGATAGAGCGTATCGCCGGTGGCCGCCGGGAAATCGTCGCCGAACGTCCAGCCATTTTCGAGCATCAGCGGATGCACCACTGAGACGGAGATAAACGATTCAAGCCCTTTGAGCTTGCGCATAATCAGCGTGCGGTGCGCCCAGGGGCAGGCAAGTGACACATATAGATGGTAGCGATCTTTTTGCGCCGCAAAGCCGCCTTCGCCCGTCGGGCCCGGTTCGCCGTCCGGAGTCACCCAGTTGCGGTACGCCGCCGAGGTGCGCTTAAAGCGGCCGCCGGTGGATTTGGTGTCATACCAGGTGTCGTGCCAGACGCCGTCGATCAGTTGTCCCATGATGTTCTCCTGTCAGATTACTTCCCTGAGTATGGCAAAAAGCAGGCGGTGGGGGCCGCCTGCCGTGTCATCTGTTACCAGTTCTTTTTCAGAAGGCGATCCAGGCTGTATGCGCCAGGCCCCATGAGCGCCAGCAGCAGATACCCGCCTGCGATGGAGAAGTTCTTCATAAACATAATCGAGTTAGCGCCTTCCGCGAAGTTGCTGTGGAACAGGAATGCCGTCAGCAGGGTAAAGACTGCGGTGATAAGCGCCGTGGTGCGGGTCAGGAAGCCGAAGATAATCGCCAGACCGCCGCCAAACTCAAGCAGGATAACCAGCGGCAGCATAAAGCCCGGTACGCCCATCGCTTCCAT
This window contains:
- a CDS encoding pirin family protein → MIITRTAKQCGQADYGWLQARYTFSFGHYFDPKLLGYASLRVLNQEVLAPAAAFQPRTYPKVDILNLILDGEAEYRDSEGNHLRAKAGEALLLSTQPGVSYSEHNLSKDHSLTRMQLWLDACPERENPAVQKIAVGPQARQLLASPDGAEGSLQLRQQVWLWHIALNEGESVSMPLNGPRAYLQSIHGTVHAKTGTEEKEALTCGDGAFIRDEANITLIADSPLRALLVDLPV
- the yhaJ gene encoding DNA-binding transcriptional regulator YhaJ — translated: MAKERALTLEALRVMDAIDRRGSFAAAADELGRVPSALSYTMQKLEEELDVVLFDRSGHRTKFTNVGRMLLERGRVLLEAADKLTTDAEALARGWETHLTIVAEALVPTPCLFPLVDKLAAKANTQLSFITEVLAGAWERLEQGRADIVIAPDMHFRSSSEINSRKLYTLMNVYVAAPDHPIHDEPEPLSEVTRVKYRGVAVADTARERPVLTVQLLDKQPRLTVTSIEDKRQALLAGLGVATMPYPLVEKDIAEGRLRVVSPESTSEVDIIMAWRRDSMGEAKAWCLREIPKLFNVKR
- a CDS encoding substrate-binding domain-containing protein — encoded protein: MRKTKRVTISDIAALAGVSKATASLVLNGRGKELRVAQETRERVLAIAQQHHYQPSIHARLLRDNRSHTLGLVVPEITNYGFAVFSYELETLCREAGLQLLISCTDENPGQETVVVNNLVSRQVDGLIVASSMLSDSDYVKLSEQLPVVLFDRHMNDTALPLVITDSVTPTAELVERIARQHPDEFYFLGGQPRLSPTRDRLEGFKQGLARAGVELRPEWIIHGNYHPSSGYEMFAALCARLGRPPKALFTAACGLLEGVLRYMSQHRLLESDIHLASFDDHYLYDSLSVRIDTVQQDCRQLALDCFEMITQLVDDNEPTPLQRYLPATLQWRHPAD
- a CDS encoding sucrose-6-phosphate hydrolase, whose protein sequence is MTTRTLLPAILQAVMKGQPVALGDRHYPRWHLAPVTGLMNDPNGFIHFQGRYHLFYQWNALGCQHQHKCWGHWSSADLTHWRHEPLALLPDEEYDRSGCYSGSAVDDAGTLTLCYTGNVKFDDGTRTAWQCLAVQNADGGFDKLGPVMPLPGGYTGHVRDPKVWRHAEHWYMVLGAQDLEHQGKVLLLRSDNLWNWENLGEIAGSTLGGLGDAGYMWECPDLFMLDGKAILLCCPQGVAREEKRFLNTYPSAYLCGELDYEQTEYRHGPLVELDAGFEFYAPQTTQADDGRRLLIGWMGVPDGEEMLQPTVAQGWIHQMTCPRELSLRDGLLCQQPARELAALRGDEQRVGGVASTLPPMVAESLELMLEAQGDVTLDFAGTLRLEWTRDGLRLSRRSLKNGEWLYRYWQGEAKRLHILCDRSSVEIFINDGEGVMSSRYFPAASAMLGFEGDAQLRLRYWSLRPCMVE
- a CDS encoding sucrose-specific PTS transporter subunit IIBC yields the protein MDFEQIARSLLPLLGGKENIASAAHCATRLRLVLVDDAKADTAAIGNVEGVKGCFRNAGQLQIIFGTGVVNKVYAAFIAVAGISESSKSEAASVAARKLNPFQRIARLLSNIFVPIIPAIVASGLLMGLLGMVKTYGWVSPDNALYIMLDMCSSAAFIILPILIGFTAAREFGGNPYLGATLGGILTHPALTNAWGVAAGFHTMNFFGIEVAMIGYQGTVFPVLLAVWFMSLLEKQLRRIIPDALDLILTPFFTVIISGFVALLVIGPAGRALGDGISLVLSTLITHAGWLAGLLFGGLYSVIVITGVHHSFHAIEAGLLGNPSIGVNFLLPIWAMANVAQGGACLAVWFKTKDPKVKAITLPSGFSALLGITEAAIFGVNLRFVKPFISGLIGGAAGGAWVVSTHVGMTAVGLTGIPGMAIVKASSLLNYTLGMAIAFCVAFAVSYLWKYKTDAE
- a CDS encoding carbohydrate porin; the protein is MIRKSTLALTIGLLAGAPAAFADSNMTSIEARLAALEQRLQAAETRASAAESRAEAAERQARELAATQKKMQATAQPVAASAPAPAAPASQAASTDGFEFHGYARSGLLMSDSAAKTQGGPSFTPAGETGGHVGRLGNEPDTYLEMNLEHKQTLSNGATTRFKVMVADGQRSYNDWTADTSDLNVRQAFTELGHLPTFTGAFKDATVWAGKRFDRDNFDIHWIDSDVVFLAGTGAGIYDMRWSDNARSNFSLYGRTFGDIENSENTAQNYVLTLNNYVGPVQLMVSGMRAKDNEDRVDIDGNRVKKDAAEDGVHALLGLHNDSFYGLRDGSSKTALLYGHGLGAEVKSIGSDGALLPQADTWRLASYGMTPLGGGWHIAPAVLAQSSKDRYVKGDSYQWATANLRVIQEINQNFELQYEGSYQYMDLRPEGYNARNAVSGNFYKLTFAPTLKAGDVGEFLKRPELRLFATWMDWDHRLDNYASSDSFGSSGFTAGGEWNFGVQMETWF
- a CDS encoding aminoimidazole riboside kinase, coding for MSAKVWALGDAVVDLLPDGEGRLLQCPGGAPANVAVGVARLGGASGFIGRVGRDPFGEFMIRMLREEGVDTGAMHQDPAHRTSTVVVALDNRGERSFTFMVRPSADLFLIEDDLPTFATGEWLHVCSIALCAQPSRDTAFAAMARIKRAGGFVSFDPNIREDLWPDPAQLRECVARALALADVVKLSLEELAFITGGDDDEHALALARRHGIPLLLITRGAEGVDACFNNEQHHYLAEPVECVDTTGAGDAFVAGLLWGLAAHGLPANAAALAPLLADAQACGALATTAKGAMTALPRLNDLQQRLA
- a CDS encoding DUF805 domain-containing protein, with the protein product MYWYIKAFRNYLGFTGRARRKEYWMFTLVNIILTGVMVALDKILGLRIMGEQGLLTVLYGLVVLLPALALQFRRLHDTDRTARWLFVLFIPVIGWLMILAFNTQEGTRGENRFGPDAKHHH
- a CDS encoding glutathione S-transferase family protein, with protein sequence MGQLIDGVWHDTWYDTKSTGGRFKRTSAAYRNWVTPDGEPGPTGEGGFAAQKDRYHLYVSLACPWAHRTLIMRKLKGLESFISVSVVHPLMLENGWTFGDDFPAATGDTLYQHDFLYQLYLQADPHYSGRVTVPVLWDKQRQTIVSNESADIIRMFNSAFDALGARAGDYYPQALRAEIDELNGWIYDTVNNGVYKTGFATSQQAYDEAVEQVFASLSRLEQILGQQRYLTGDQLTEADIRLWTTLVRFDPVYVTHFKCDKHRISDYLNLHGFLREIYQMPGIAETVDFGHIRHHYYCSHKTINPTGIISIGPWQDLDEPHGRDERFR
- a CDS encoding DoxX family protein; this translates as MKKFEDAGVLVARILMPILFIVAGWGKITGYAGTQQYMEAMGVPGFMLPLVILLEFGGGLAIIFGFLTRTTALITAVFTLLTAFLFHSNFAEGANSIMFMKNFSIAGGYLLLALMGPGAYSLDRLLKKNW